A part of Lactobacillus sp. ESL0700 genomic DNA contains:
- a CDS encoding phosphate ABC transporter substrate-binding protein, protein MHKLHLGKLMALILLLPIFLVGCSKDRNKITIVGSSALQPLVEQAGNDYHLTNPDSNIIVQGGGSGTGLSQVQAGAVQIGTADVFADTQKGIDAAKLHDFQVAVVGIVPIVNKGIGINNLSSKQLMEIFTGKITNWRQVGGKNLQIIVINRSRGSGTRTTFEDLILKGKDAINSQEQDSNGTVKKIVSSTPGTISYISFPYANDPNIQKLSIDHIRPTNQNIPTNKWRLWSYEHLYTKGKPDKETAAFINYILSKKVQRDLVPKIGYLSINEMKVTRDSQNRITKIGSAHE, encoded by the coding sequence ATGCATAAATTACACTTGGGTAAATTGATGGCTCTAATTTTGTTGTTGCCAATTTTTTTGGTTGGTTGCAGTAAAGACCGCAACAAAATAACAATTGTGGGGTCAAGTGCCTTGCAGCCGCTTGTTGAACAAGCGGGCAATGACTATCACTTAACTAATCCTGATAGCAATATCATTGTTCAAGGTGGTGGCTCTGGTACTGGTCTAAGTCAGGTGCAAGCCGGAGCAGTGCAGATTGGCACTGCTGATGTGTTTGCTGATACGCAAAAAGGAATTGATGCAGCCAAGCTTCATGACTTTCAAGTAGCGGTTGTCGGGATTGTTCCGATTGTTAATAAGGGGATTGGCATTAATAATCTATCTTCAAAGCAGCTCATGGAAATTTTTACCGGCAAAATTACGAACTGGCGCCAAGTTGGTGGTAAGAATTTGCAGATTATTGTTATTAATCGTTCTCGTGGCAGTGGTACGCGGACAACTTTTGAGGACTTAATTTTGAAGGGTAAGGATGCCATCAATTCGCAAGAGCAGGATTCTAATGGCACGGTTAAAAAGATTGTCAGTTCAACGCCAGGCACAATTTCGTATATTTCTTTTCCTTATGCAAATGATCCCAATATTCAAAAACTAAGTATTGATCATATCAGACCCACAAATCAGAATATCCCAACTAATAAGTGGCGGCTCTGGTCCTATGAGCATTTGTATACCAAGGGCAAGCCAGATAAGGAAACTGCCGCTTTTATTAATTACATTCTGAGTAAAAAAGTGCAGCGTGATCTGGTACCTAAAATTGGTTACCTTAGCATTAATGAAATGAAGGTTACTCGCGATAGTCAAAATCGAATTACAAAAATAGGTAGCGCACATGAATAA
- the pstA gene encoding phosphate ABC transporter permease PstA, whose product MNSKRTDRLATGVIYLLVAIIILVLIGILGNILIAGVPHLSWHFLTSASSSFEAGGGIRDQLFNSLYLLILTLLISLPIALGAAIYLAEYAQDTWVTRLIRTTIEILSSLPSIVVGLFGYLLFVVQFGLGFSIIAGALALTFFNLPILTSNIEQAINGVPQTLREAGWALGLSNWKTIRGVVLPSALPGIITGIILSAGRVFGEAAALIYTAGQSGSIVDYSNWNMFSSTSFLNVMRPAETLAVHIWKVNTEGIIPDVNLVSAATSALLVIVVIIFNFGARLLGNWLYKNLTAAKVK is encoded by the coding sequence ATGAATTCAAAAAGAACCGACCGACTGGCTACAGGGGTAATTTACCTACTGGTTGCGATTATTATTCTGGTATTAATTGGTATTTTAGGCAATATTTTAATTGCTGGTGTGCCGCACTTATCGTGGCATTTTTTAACATCGGCTTCATCATCATTTGAGGCTGGCGGCGGCATTCGTGACCAATTATTCAATTCACTTTACTTATTAATTTTAACGCTACTGATATCACTTCCAATTGCATTAGGGGCAGCCATTTATTTGGCTGAATATGCCCAGGACACATGGGTAACAAGACTGATTAGAACAACGATCGAAATTTTAAGCTCGCTGCCATCAATTGTTGTCGGCTTGTTCGGCTATCTCTTGTTTGTAGTTCAGTTTGGGCTAGGTTTTTCGATTATTGCTGGTGCACTAGCTTTAACCTTTTTCAATTTGCCAATCTTGACTAGCAATATTGAGCAGGCAATTAATGGAGTGCCGCAAACGCTGCGCGAAGCGGGCTGGGCGTTAGGTCTATCAAATTGGAAAACAATCCGCGGAGTTGTCTTGCCATCGGCATTGCCTGGGATTATTACGGGAATTATTTTAAGTGCTGGACGTGTGTTCGGTGAAGCAGCAGCGCTAATCTATACTGCTGGGCAAAGCGGCTCAATCGTCGATTATTCTAACTGGAACATGTTCAGCTCAACCAGCTTTTTGAACGTGATGCGACCAGCAGAAACCTTGGCAGTTCATATTTGGAAGGTGAACACTGAAGGAATTATTCCTGATGTAAATCTTGTTTCAGCAGCCACATCGGCATTATTGGTAATTGTTGTGATTATCTTTAATTTTGGCGCGCGCTTGCTGGGCAACTGGCTCTATAAGAATTTAACTGCTGCTAAAGTAAAATAA
- the pstC gene encoding phosphate ABC transporter permease subunit PstC: protein MNKHEQDLQEVVDQAIAEQKVPHVKFKKIDPESVDIARLTSPSKETRQEHWGKGLTSLAIAVIGILIVAIIGFVGVRGLATFVDDKVNIFHFLLTSNWNPSAGKDHVGAAAMIVTSFAVTLLAALVATPFAIAIALFMTEYKSGKQAQFLQSVMELLVGIPSVVYGFLGLTVIVTVIRSIFGGTGFGILAATLILFVMVLPTITSLTVDAFKAVPQDLRKSSAALGATRWQTIYHVVLRAARPRILTAIIFGMARAFGEALAVQMVIGNAVLMPYNLVSPSATLTSQLTSQMGNTVMGTLPNNALWSLALLLLIMSLAFNFLVRLIGKRGS from the coding sequence ATGAATAAACACGAACAAGACTTGCAAGAAGTTGTTGACCAAGCAATTGCTGAACAGAAAGTACCACATGTCAAATTTAAAAAGATTGACCCCGAAAGCGTTGATATTGCCCGTTTAACTAGTCCGTCTAAAGAAACGCGACAAGAACACTGGGGTAAAGGATTAACCTCGCTAGCAATTGCAGTTATTGGAATTTTAATTGTGGCAATTATCGGTTTTGTTGGCGTACGTGGCCTTGCAACTTTTGTTGACGATAAGGTGAACATTTTTCACTTTTTGTTAACGAGCAATTGGAACCCAAGTGCTGGCAAAGATCATGTTGGTGCTGCAGCAATGATTGTTACTTCTTTTGCGGTAACGTTATTAGCTGCCTTAGTAGCAACGCCATTTGCCATTGCTATCGCCTTATTCATGACTGAATATAAATCTGGCAAGCAGGCGCAGTTTTTGCAATCAGTTATGGAATTACTTGTTGGTATTCCATCAGTTGTTTATGGCTTCTTAGGCTTGACAGTGATTGTCACAGTTATTCGCAGCATTTTTGGTGGTACGGGATTTGGTATTTTAGCCGCAACGTTAATTTTGTTTGTCATGGTTTTACCAACAATTACTTCTCTAACGGTTGATGCCTTTAAGGCTGTCCCACAAGACTTGCGAAAATCGTCTGCGGCTTTAGGAGCAACACGCTGGCAAACAATTTATCATGTTGTATTGCGAGCTGCGCGGCCACGCATTTTAACCGCAATAATTTTTGGTATGGCGCGAGCCTTCGGCGAAGCCTTAGCCGTACAAATGGTTATCGGTAATGCCGTCTTAATGCCGTACAACTTAGTTAGCCCTTCTGCAACATTGACCAGTCAACTGACGAGTCAAATGGGCAACACGGTTATGGGCACGTTGCCCAACAATGCTCTGTGGTCATTAGCACTACTATTGTTAATCATGTCATTGGCGTTTAACTTCCTAGTTCGCCTGATTGGAAAAAGAGGTAGCTGA